The genome window AACACTTTGTCATGTCCATAGGTCTTGGAGAGTTTTAAAATCATGGACTATAGCCTGCTGCTGGGTGTCCATGTTCTGGACCAGAACCAGAGAGAAGGGCAGGAACAGGCAGGGGGCGATCGATCCAGACCTGTGGCCCAGAGGGTCCTGTACTCCACCGCCTTGGAGTCCATCCAAGGGGACGGCAAGGCGGCTGAAGCCCTCACTACAGATGACACGTGAGTGGAATCAGATTAACAACACACTGAATCCTTAGTTATACAATGGTACATTAACTTTACAGACTTTCAGAGACAATTACCTTCACTGTACTGATGTTGACAGAACCATTGTTTAACAATGTCATGTGTCTACAGCATGGGCGGAATCCCTGCCAAAACACACAAGGACGAGAAGCTGCTCATATTCCTTGGTATCATTGACATTCTACAGTCATATAGGtactttgtttgttttattatatGAAGTAACACACTGTAGGAATTCAATAGGACAATAGTACAACTGCCTATCCTGCTGTTTTGTAaccagttttattttattcgtTTATTGGTTCATTAaagataaaatgtcattttaagatCCAAAAAGTTGAACAAACCTGGCTGgctataataataatcatagttGAAACATTCTTAAAAGGACAAACCCATTACAGAAAAGAACTTACACTTGTACTACAAAATAAATTGCCATTAGATGGCCAGATTTGGATCTAAAGTTTGATTCATGATTGTGATCCATGTGTCCCCCCCGTAAATATAAGAGACTTacagatttttcaaaattgttAAGGCAGTATTTATATGAATGTGTTACTGTATGGATGCTCATGTGACATCTAAATATGGACTTATTACTGTAGCCTAGAAGGCTTTTTGCCATCCACACActggtttgttttattttactgcAGCGAGCAATGTGATGTGGTAATGGCAGGGGAGGCCTTTAGTTTAAAGGATTTCTGGAAATATAAAAGTGTCACTTGTAGTGTTACTGGCTGTTAGAGGTCAATTCAACTCCAGTCGGATAAATAGTGCCGCGccaattacatttttaagacaGCCCCTTAAACGTAAAACATTACATAATGCAAAACAAAGGTGTgctttgacaaaaataataaacaatagTGAGAAGTGCCAACAGGGGGACAATCTACGGTTTGGTGAAGCGTAACAAAAAGGTTGTTATATAAACCTTGGTAacatgctgttttgtttttgctctctGTAGATTCATAAAGAAGTTGGAGCATTCATGGAAGGCTCTGGTGTATGATGGTGTAAGTCACCTCCTCATACTGCCTGACAGAACagctctttttattattattatttttttatttaatgaaagGCACCTTTTATAGGCTCATAGAGTCCACTTCAAGCCTTTTTCTGTCCTCAGGATTCCGTGTCGGTGCACCGGCCCGGTTTCTATGCCAGCCGCTTTCTCAAGTTCATGAGCACTCGCGTCTTCAGAAAGACTCACCGTAAGTTAACCATTGTCTCACGAAAAAAAGCggaagatgcatttttttcctcagaaattTCATCATGTACTGTAATTGCGGGCGTGCCGGAACACTATTGTGAAATTACCCGGAATACTAGTTCCTTGTATTTTCTTCCTTCTTGTATGCTCATGAAAATGAGGCAGGTGGACAACATGAAGTGCTTTTAGCATTCCGTAGTAAATGTCTTATTTTCTCAAATAAATGTCACATCGCAttacggaaaattaatgaagcAAAATGTTCGTGCTGgaacttatcccagctgacttggggcaccAGGagagagacaccctgaattggttggccagctcaggcaatttagagtgttcaaacagcctaccatgcatgtttttgggaagtgggagtaaaccggaatccccggagaaaacccacgcaagctcggggagaacatgcatactccacacagtgaggacccacctgttATCAAACCCTCATCTCCATATCTGTGAGGGCGACGTGCTGAGCCACCCTGTATTTAATTAATTGCTTGCCAATTACAATAATAGACTTAATCCTTTCAAGAGAACTGGCTGTGaaagctcatctttcagtgccattgacagcacaagATACTCacacattttgactgagaggtcactgccaaccctcccaatcATACTAGATTGGACGTCGATCACTCTGAAAGGGTTAAAGTGTAACCGTCAAAAAAGTGTTTGAGCTCAAAATTCAAAAATAGGCTTTCTAATTTGAGCCCCTATGAGAGCTTTTAGAACTGATCAATACATTGCAGAGATCACACAAGCATGTATTTTGCTGGCGAGCCATTGTTTCGGAACTTCCTGTCGATATTAAATATAACCACGTTATGTAACGGCGCGGGAGCCCCCCGTGGGAATGAACACGGGCCAAATTGCTGACTCGAGAACTCGGCAACGTTTAGTTCTGATTTTTCCCTCCACCCTTTTTTTGCGTTTCTGTGCAGAGATTCGATTTTCCCCCTCAAAGAGGACGCGTACATCAATCCACGCTCTGAAGTCGTCCTCTCAGGAGATCCTTTCGTCGCAGGCGGATGAGAGAGACGAAGACAAGAGTGGGGGGAACCGCCGGTGGGGGGCCCGCAGTCTGGCCAGTCTGGATGGACAAGGTACATGAAAAGTATTCCTTCAAAGGGGAACAAGCGACCTTTATGTTCTTTGCGAAGGTTATCTTCTGTGATACTCACACAGGAATCTCgtgtttattgttttgttatCATCCGTGCACCcgcagtttttatggacaatgACAAACACCTCGTGGCCTATCAGCAGCTGCTTAATTGGCCTGTAAAAAACTTTGCGCGGCTTGCTTAAGGTGTGGCTTTGGTATGGCGTTCAACCCAAACAAAAGTTTCGAGACGTCATTTCGATCAAATTGGGAATGTGATCCTTATACATTAAACAAAAGCTTGTGAGAGCAAACATTGAGCAACATCTTCACATGAAAAGGCAAAGGTTCACCCTTCCAAAATGTTGATAAATCTTTGTTTCTATGGATCAGCTATTTCAGATAAATATATCATAAAGAGGTATTATGATATTAGGGATGTCCCAGCCACATAATTGTGCACGTGACTCTGAGTTCCGTGATTTGGAAAAAACACAGGAAATGTGTTAAGTATAGGTGAAAAGAGTACTATATTCAATTGTCTTTTCAGAAATTCCTTCCGTTAGATGGTAAATAAgcagaatttgcacaataattgGACTGCAGCTCTCTAATATACACTATCagaaattgggacatttttgcTGATCCTAGTCAAGCGACAACTTCATTTTTGTGACATTTGTGTCCTCAGCTGTGTATGGTTCTTACCTGCATCCTGATTTGGTTCCCCCCAATCCATCTTACTTTGAGGGCTCTTCAGTGGGCACAATGTCGTCCTCCTCCATCTTGGTTGGCGTGGACAACCAAACAGACGAAAGGTAAGTCACAAAGTTATGTTTACATGCGTGTGTATGAATGGGCGCACAGATGTTTCAATAGTGTTTGTTCAATGAGGGTAATTTTGGGGCCTTTCCAGTCATTTTTTGCAGATATTCAGACACTTCCTGGGTGTTTGGGGACATTTTTAGGTCAGGTCCTGTTCATTTATTGGTCCTTTCCTTTGATTTTGGCATTtctggatcacttcctgttaattttagaAAATTCAGGGGTCCCTCTCTGTTGATTTTGGCTTATTAAAAAGGGAGTGGCCTGTGAATGgaccaaaattaacaggaaattACTCCGAATGAACAGAAGTTAACCtgtaaatcccccaaaactgGAAAGACTGGCTGAGAACGCAATGATTTCAGTGGTCTAGCGTTTCGCGACTTCAATGACGCCAATGAGTTAACGAGGACACTTTTCAAATGGAAAATTTTGTAGGCACCCTGTTAGTTCTCTTTTCTTTAACAGTGACACCTTTTTAAACCGGTATCTAACTTGGTGGCAGGACCATACGATAACATTTTGTGATACAAAGTGTAGGGAATTATCACCATTCTGATGTATCATCGCACCCCTAGTGACCACTGTGCaatctgtcaatggcagtcgaaAAGTTAGTAGACGAGGCGACACGCACATTCTGCGCTCACACGCTGTTTCCGATTATGCCTTTAGGAATATATACGTCACTAAAGAAGTGACTCACTCATACCTGCAGAATACAAGAGTGTTATATTCCCCTCTATAGGGGTCGAGTTTCCACGCTGGCGTGAAGGTGTCGCCGCTCTTTTACAGCTTTTGGATCACATGACTGGGTTTTAGTATACATCATGAAATATTCATGCATGCGTTACATCAGAGGTGCCAACATCCTGCTGGCGGTTTCGCCTCTTTTTCTTCGATGTGCGGTAATTTGCTCATTGTTCTTGGAGAATCAAGACGTGAATTGATCGTGCGTGTGAATAAAAATGAGTAGTGTTACTTTTGCTGCAAAACATGACACGAACGATATGTCGAAAGAGCAAAATACAATGTTGAGGATGTGGACGCTCGTGGAAGGAAAACAACTCATCTGCTTCCCCCTAGTGGATGAAAGGCATTTTGAGcgcattttaacttttttttttaaattgaaagacTCCATTTTTCGCTAACTCACCTTATGTATCTTTTGCTCTGCAAAATCAAATTGGTATTCAGTTTCATTAATAGCAATAAGGTGATATggcttgaaaataaaataccatttgaattagatttttttcacatttttttcctcctccctaCTTTTTGAGAAGACAATAGGAACAGAGAACAcgcaaaaaagtttaaaaataaatgttaatgttgagtaaatataatgacaaaaaaagtgcaaaaccaTATCATTGCATTCAGTTTCTATTGACAATGTCCAACTTCCCATCTAACTGGTTACTGGAGTTCctttttggttaaaaacaacaggaaaaatgtaaattaattctTTCTTCAACCCttcgcaattaaaaaaaatgaaattattcatAAATAGGATTTATCCCCTGGCCTATTATCAATTCATTAAGAGCAACCTGTATGTGATGACTCCGAAACGTTTACTTTTCACTGACAAAATGGACATGACCGCGCTGGTCTTTGGGGCCAGTGAGGTGACGTCAGGAGTCCGTTTTTACAATCGAAAAACATTGCGATGTACGTCAACGGCATGCTAATAAAAAGTGATGACCCCTTTGACCCTGGCCGGGTAcgcgataaaaaaaattgagcattTGCCATTTTTCAGAGATGACGCCGGCTCCAGCTCCACGTTCACCCTGGAGGACAGCGCCATCTGCCTCACGTCGGAGAACAGCACCATGGACGCCGAGCACGATGACGGCTCCGTTCTCGACGTCTACTTGGTTCGTGGGTCATCGCAACGTGATATCGCTGCTCTCAAAGCGACTTCACATCATAACGGCAATTTCTCCTTGTCTCCCGCAGTGAACGTCCACCAGCTGCACTCTGTTTGTTACGCTGCTGGCGTTTCTGCCGTCACCTTGCCGCTCATATTGCCAACACAGAATTGACTGTCACCCAATCGGACATCTGTGCTACCGCAGCGTGCATTGAAGACACTTTACGCCATCGTGTATCATAACGTGGCTCGAAGACCGATCCGCTCCACGGTATATTTATTTGGATAGACATTTTCCCAAGCTCCGTTAGTTGCCGGTCTGTCGAAAATGTTTACGAGTCGGTCGGGAAACCTGAACCACGTTCGTACAGTACGAATGGATGGAGCGGCTCCGAAAAAGCACAAACTTGGAAGCGCGAAAACAGGCACCTTTTCCTTGTTGGACTTCTAATGGTGCGCAGATATATTGTAGATCATTTTGATAGTTTGTTGGTGTCATTGCAGAAGGTCATTTCATACTGATGCTGATGCATCCTCATACAAATCTCACATCCGCGATGCTGTCCGATTCATCATCAATATTTCAACTACAAATGTAGGATGttgtgtcaatgccataatttATTACGTAAATCAGCATCGCCATTTGTCGAGAATAAATCACTTTAAGACAATTCATATTTATGAAGGACATACGTACTTGGAAATAAAGAGTGAATCCAAAAGTAAACTTGCAAGAGAAATTCATCAGTCTCCCCCCACATATGTGCTATTTTTTGTCAGACCAAAGCGTTAAAATAAAAGTATTGTTTTGGAGTAATCTTTAACACGAGATGCTTGGCATGTGTTGGTAATCTGGAATTGTATTAGAATGAGCACAGGGGAAATATATTTCCAGAATAAACAAGCATATGGGGGTGTGAGGTGGAGGGGGTTGAAATATTTCTTATTGCCTAGTTTTAACTCGGTTGCAGTGCCATCGAggctaaaaaaacatgaacaaccAAATGCAATGTCTAAAACAATGTGACTCAAAATACATAGTGAAATGACTGATAAGTTATTTAGTAAGTTAAATTTTACTGTGGTAGTAAATCACCAAATGAAGGAAATTATCTAGGATGTGACCTGAATTGTTAACAATTGTACAAATTATATCAGGAATCTGCATCAGAAAAGAAGCTTCTTACATATCAGGAGTTGTAAATGTTGGTTCAACTGACTTTaagaggcttttttttaaacttggaaCCTAGAGTTGAATTGCAAGTACAACTTatgcaaaaagtttttttttaaaaagcaaaaaagtggAGTTATCCCATACTATCATAGCAAACCGTGAAATGCATTACAAGTGTTGTGTAGTAATTTTAATTTACAAGGTATTGTCAACTTGCATTACATTTAGTGCAAATAATAACACTTCCAATGTACAACTTACACACGTACAAAGTGTGTGGATTAGTGACATAGtatcaaaattaaaaacaacagctATATTCCTCAGCGGACATGGAGCGCAGATTTGATAAATTAATGATCCAAAATCCTTCGGAAACCAGCGAGCGAGGGTCACGACCTCCACCTCCCATAAAGACTCAGATTCGATGACACAGATGGCAAATACAAAAAGATCCACAGTTGTTTTGAATGATGAGGTATGATCACGGTGTGAAATGCTGAAACTCCGGACCCCTGCCCGCTCACCCACGTAAAAAAGCACTTCCCGCCACTGTCCATAAATGCACGTGTGGTGGTTGTAAGGAAATTTGACCAGGCTTGCACTGGCGTCTTAAGGCATTCCTAGGCGTAGTTTATCATGGTCAGTCACTGTGCACTGCGCGTGTCACACGAAATGCAATTGTCGCGCTGGAATGCTAAATTTTGGGTGCAGGGGAGGAACCAAATGTGCAcgtagacaaaaacaacaacaacaacaatcaagcCCAGACTAAAATTCAGGGGCGAagcattggggggaaaaaacctgCCTAACTCTTGATTAACAAGcagataaaatgtgatttttcaaCTTTAAAGTTTCCTTGGCACGTCTGCCAGCATCAAATTCAAGCGTTTTAACAGTCCATTCACATTTGTCACTTTGGtagactgtgttttttttctgtacaatAAGTCATGTTCCAACGCTCGCTCTCCCGAGAAGCCGTTACAAATATAAAGATCTCCGAGAGAAAtgcattcaaagaaaaaaagaaagtttctCCCTCTGATTGATGCGCTCACTTAGTTTTCTCTCTTTAGCAGCAGCAAACGTGTAGCGTCGTTGCTATTGGTTAGCCCCAAAAAACAAGTATGCGAGCCTAAGAAATGTACAAAACAATCTacaaaaaaaccacaaaacTGGATAACAGCCATCTGAAAACGACTGAGGGGGAAACTTTATACATAGAGGGACCCGCAGATGCCACGCTGGACGAACAAATACTGATGGAATTAAGTCGCGCCCCTGGTCTCGTCTTTGAGGTGGTCCTCGCTGCGGGACGCTTGTTGCGTGCCGTCGTCTTTCGGGGGATACAGTCCTGGCTTCCTGAGGAGGAAATCCATGTATACACTTGACGAGGGACAAAAGGAAACTCGGGGAAAACATATTACTGACGTCTATTTACCTCTCAAAACAGGATGGGCTTCCCCGAAGTCTTGTCCTGGACGTAGGAGGTGAAACGCTTGAGGAACTTGGGGTACTCTCGCTTGGCAACGGCCCGGAGAACCGAGGCCGGAGCCCACCCGCCGGGATTAACTGACGAACGAAGCGTTACGTCAGGAACGATGACATTTTGCCTTTTGCCGTTAAAGGCTTTGTGTGCTCACCGTTGGCAACATAGGTGATTTTACAGAGGATGTTATCCCTGCTGATTTCTTTATCGCCCTCTGGTGGGCTGACCAGGGTTTGGCAGATCATGGCAACGTTGATCTTGGCTCGAACGCACCGATTCGAAGGCTGTAAGACAACAAATGAGGTATGTTTGAGTTATTATGATTGCAAATCACGGCCAATTGACCActtggctttttttatttacaaaattacAACGAACATATTTGTTAAACCAAAAATGTTTTACGAGATCAACAATTGTTAAATAGCGGGTAAAATTGACTTGTTTTGATGAGTTTATAATTTGCATATTGTAAACCAGGtctccatttctttttttaatcattgcaCTTATGTTGAAGTGAACTTACCGCTGCCTTTTCGTGGTCCACAGAAAAGTTGCACACTAACCAGGTGTCAGGGTCATTTTCGTTGGTTGCCAGAATCTTCCTGATGGCCGACAGGTAGAGGATGTCTCTCTGCGAGGCCGGCCACACCCTCTGCGACGTGAACACACGCGGTCAACACCATGGCGAGTGTCTGTCCCTCGCAGGCGACGCGGGGGCATGCAGGGCTTTACCTTGTGTGTTTGATAAACGATGACGGCGTTGTCGGAGAGCGTTTCCACCACGTTGAAATTTTCAATGGTGGCTAAGGAAAATAGAAAAATTGGACTTTTGCACATGGAATGGCTTCCGCTGTGCTGACATGAAATGTAAAACCTACTCTCCCAGTCCATGCGCACGGCCGTGTCCCAGAAGTAATGGCAAAGCTCATGACCCGTCACCCCTTTGACAGCATGCGTCGCTTTAAGGGGATCCAAAACGATACCATTCTCTTCCACTTCTCTTCTATACACCTGGAAAATAAATAGGTATGGCCACCTAGGGATGAATACATGCAAGTATAGTGCAAATAGAcccaaattcatttgaataaaaaaccTTTGGAGAGGTTAAAGAGACAGCCAGCCACAAATGTCACTCTTTGAAAGGACTGTTCAAAATCTGCTCGAGTACTCAATTAAAATTGCTCAGTCCACCTTTAAATACAAAGTGTTTTCTGTCACTTTAATACATTGTTGTGTATATTTCTAAAGCGGTCGGGTGAGTGTGATTTCTCAGGTAAACAAATAACAGCGTCACCTCCTACGCAACTTCTCACCTTCATCTCCCCTTCCTCGATGACCAGCTGCCAGTTGGCGTCTCCACCCACATCCTGAAGCGAGTATGTCATATGATTCTGTACCATCTCTTCCACCTAGAAAACAGGAAGTGCCTAAATTGTAGTCACGGTGATTACCATTTCTTGTTAGTCAGAAAACCATATGCAGAAAGGACGGAGATGGAATATGGGATCATTGGcattccaaaaaatatataggtattttatatataattaaacaataaaataaccTTGCCTTAAACCGTCATGTTGGTTTTAACCCATTGGACTAATTtacttggaattttttttaaagaataaaaatggCTGACCCTTTACAGGGGGCTCATTTAACACTTGGCTGCCATTTTACGGCAcaagacgcccaatccatttgaaagtcACTTCCTCTATAAAGggtctaaatattatttttagtcATAAGTGAAAGGTTTTAGTTTTGTAGCAGGGTCCAATGTGTGGCACCCAGTAGCAGAAACGTTATCGCAGCGATGTAGGGAATTCATCAAGCAAACAAACCCAGTGGCTAGTAAACAAATACGCTTAATATGACACACAAggggtgaggaaaaaaaaagattaaaccaGGTTGAAGGTTCAATGTATCAAGGCCACAATGTAGAGTGTTTGCCAAAGCAACCGCAGAGAGGTTGGAATGAACTCATAAAGTGGATACAAATTTATCTTTACTGGGTAAGTTGAAAATATTCCGTTCTTTCTGCTCATGCACGCTGTGATAAAAAGCATGCGTGGCTCGCACATACAAGGGCCATCCAAATTACCTGAGTGCTGAATCTGTGAACATCATCTGAGGCACTGACTAGCTCGACAGAGGACACGGAAGAGCAATGACTACGCGCCTGGGCAGCAAAAAGATATTAAAAAGAGAAAGGAATGACAAAGTGGACAAAGCCAAGCACCAAAAGCAGAAAACCCAAGTTTGGAAAATCAACACGTCAAAGATTATTTGGGTTAAATGGCACTTGTGTCAAAAGCATGAGTGATGAAGGGCAGTAATGGGTGCCAAACCTTGGTGGCAAATCTGTGCG of Stigmatopora argus isolate UIUO_Sarg chromosome 5, RoL_Sarg_1.0, whole genome shotgun sequence contains these proteins:
- the pip5k1bb gene encoding phosphatidylinositol 4-phosphate 5-kinase type-1 beta, which produces MSTTTENGIGGAWSSNREKTYKKTTSSALKGAIQLGIGYTVGNLTSKPDRDVLMQDFYVVESVFLPSEGSNLTPAHHYPDFRFKTYAPLAFRYFRDLFGIKPDDYLYSLVNEPLIELTNPGASGSLFYLTSDDEFIIKTVQHKEAKFLQRLLPGYYMNLNQNPRTLLPKFYGLYCIQSGGINIRLVVMNNVLPRSVKMHYKYDLKGSTYKRRASRKEREKGCPTFKDLDFQDMHEEGLYFDTETYTNLMKTLQRDCRVLESFKIMDYSLLLGVHVLDQNQREGQEQAGGDRSRPVAQRVLYSTALESIQGDGKAAEALTTDDTMGGIPAKTHKDEKLLIFLGIIDILQSYRFIKKLEHSWKALVYDGDSVSVHRPGFYASRFLKFMSTRVFRKTHQIRFSPSKRTRTSIHALKSSSQEILSSQADERDEDKSGGNRRWGARSLASLDGQAVYGSYLHPDLVPPNPSYFEGSSVGTMSSSSILVGVDNQTDERDDAGSSSTFTLEDSAICLTSENSTMDAEHDDGSVLDVYL